AGAGGCATATGCAGAGGATACTCCCCTTACGTGGGCATTCGGAGATACCCCGAAAGTCAAAATTATCGCTGCACTACTGAGCGAAGCAGAGAGAGATATCAATATTAGTGACATCTCTAGACTCTCCGGAGTGAGTCGAAGCGCGATCTATGAACACTTGGATGACCTTGTTGAATTGGGCGTGGTTGCACAGACCCGCGAGATGGGG
The nucleotide sequence above comes from Haloarcula rubripromontorii. Encoded proteins:
- a CDS encoding winged helix-turn-helix domain-containing protein, yielding MKTEANQSPNRDPDSEEAYAEDTPLTWAFGDTPKVKIIAALLSEAERDINISDISRLSGVSRSAIYEHLDDLVELGVVAQTREMGGSTLYQINTENEAVEKIAELESVFLSQWCNDEIKITTE